GTTGTGGAGGAAGGAAAGCTGGCACTGTTAGGATGGAACTCTTTGAGGGTTTACCCAGGAGTTGACACACTGGGCTGTAAACCTGCCTGGCCCACCTGCTACAGGTGAAggggcatccttctgggacaggAAGTAGGAGGTGTGTGGACAGAAGCGTTCTCTGGAGGAAGCTGCTGCTCTTGCTTGCCCTGGGAAACTGATCCTGGTGTTTGCTAAAGGCTGTGGGCTGGTGCCCATCCAGGGAGCAGGGCATGGGAAGTTATAGACCCTCTTTCGGCCTGTTGAGCAGTCAGAATAGGAGAGTTTGCATCACACGTTCTGGTTCGATCTCATCCTGAGTCAGATCCCAGGTCAGTCTGATGTCTGTCTCCTGGGGCAGAACTTTTGATTTGGGGAATGTGGGGGTGGAGAGGAGCCAGGTGAGCAGGAGTTTTCTACCCACATGACAGCCTTCTGGGGACCCCGCCTGTTGGTGATCTGATAGTTCTTCAGCCTCTGCAAGGAGATCTTCTTACTGCTAAATGTGAAGCAGCAGATGGATGGGACATTGAGTGCACTTAGAAATAAAGTTACAAAGGAAAAGCCTTTGAGGATGTGTTAGGCTTTTCTCAGCTTGAATGCAGCAAGGAGAATCTGTATGGGTTGCAAAGCAAAGAGGAAGAAGTAGATCTTATTCACCCCCAGGCCCAGCGCTCCCACCCTAGACCCTGAGGTGAGGTGAAACCTGTGACATGTGCCTCAGGATCTCAAACTCTCAGCTGCATGGTGGGGACGTGTCACTGCCATCTAGGGGAGGCCATGGGCAAGGCCAGTGGGAAAGGTCCTGTGTGTGGTCCCAGATCTGCAGAGTTTGGGATGATCAGATGAGGTCAAAGAAAAGCCCCTAAATTTGGAGTCAGAAGCTTAGGTTTCATTCTTGCTCTGGGATAACCTGGAGGTGGCTGGGTTGGGTCTCTTCTGTCCCCAACTTGGGCTTCAgctttctgtctttaaaattagATGTTAAAGTAAACCTCTGAGGAACCTTACCACTCTGGTGGGCTTAGAAGTGGGacaatggctgggtgcggtgtctcacgcctataatgccagcaccttgggaggccaaagcaggcagatcacttgaggttaggaatttaagaccagcctggctcacatagtaaaaccctgtctctaccaaaaatacaaaaattagctgggtgtggtggcaggtgcctgtattcccagctactcagaaggctgaggcaagagaattgcttgaacctgggagctgaaggttgcagcgcgctgagatcacacccctgcactccaacctgggccacagagtaagactttgtcttaaaaaaaagtggGGGCACCTGGGCTTAGGGCTTTctagaagagagaaacagatgaaaaggaagggagagacgAAGGGAAGAGGGGCCTTAACTGGCTGAGCAAGCCCCTGGAGAATGAAGGCTGCTGTTATGAGCAGCAGGCACAGAAGTGCTCCAGAGACTTTCATGTTGGAGGGCAAGAGTTGGATATTTAACAATGTTTCTTGGTCTCTCTGCTCCTCTGGCTGTTCTGCCTGCCTTTTGCAGGGAGTGAAAAGGATTGGAGCTCTCAGAGGACCCTGGCCTGAGCAGGGTGATGACCAAGTTATGATGAAGGGTAGTCCTGAATCTGCTGAGCTGGAGGTGCAGACTGAAGACTTTTCTAGGAAATGCAAGAGGGAAGCTGAGGGCTGAAGCAGCACAGCATGGCTTCCTTCTGGCTGTCCAGGCCACAAGGAGCCAGAGAGGAATGTGCCCCAGCCACTCACCATGGGAAGCCATCCAAGGAGCTGTTCTCTGCTTACTTTCTccaacaggaaaaagaaaaacaatgaaaattaacTCCTGTGGGACATGCAGGgctgttacataggtaaataaatatgtgccatagtggtttgatGAACCTaccaacccatcacctagatattaagctcCACCTAcataaaaaaactaaagaaaaaggaaaagggtaCATATAACCAGTTGCAGAGCCTacatataccaaaaagaaaataataagaacctTATGCCAAAAATTTGATTTAGAGGAAATGGATGAATTTCCCAAAAATCTAACTTACCAGGGTccgcaaaaaaataaaaaatagaaagtcattCTAAAGCtattaaagaaatggaatcagCAATTGAAAATCTTCCCACAAAACATTCTCTCGGCTCAAAGGGCTTAAACAACGAATTCCTCCAAGCATTCAGGGAACTGATCATTTCAATCTTGTGCAATCTCTTCAAGAGAATATCAGAAGATTGTACACCACTCAATTTATTTTGCGCCCTACCTTTGACACAAAAGTGTGTCAAGACCCACAGGAGAAAAGGATATTACAAGCTGTCCCTTCAGACACACattccattcttttccattctattctctgccCTGGGAACCCAATCTTGGTGGGTTATATCAGTGAGGTTGCTGGCCTTCTAGCTTCTGGTTGGGTTAGTCACAACGGAGCCCCTGAGGACAACAGAGTAGGGTGAAGTGTTgagtttcttcttcctctgttgTCTCCCTGTGTTCTCAACATAGATACATCCCTCAACCAATGGTTTTAACTTCTTTCAAGGCAGTCTTTCCAAGACTCTCCTATCCAGGTTTGGTGAGCTAACCCCTGATCTTTCTTTTTAGATTTAGGagtacattctttttaaaaaattttattttcagttccaggatatatgtgcaggacgtgcaggtcTGTAATCTAGGtaaacatgtgctatggtggtttgctgcacctatgaactcatcacctaggtattaagctcaaCCTACATTAGCTACTTAtcttgatgctctcccttcccctcaccACCTGACAGGCTTCAGTggaatagctaagacaatcctaaacaaaaagaacacaactggaggcatcacactacctgacttcaaactatgctgcaagactacagtaaccaaaacagcatagtgcTGGTATAaaaagacatatagaccaatggaacagaatagagatctcagaaataagaccacatatctataaccatctgatctttgataaacctgacaagaataagcaatggggaaaggattccctgtttaataaactgtactgggaaaactggctagctatatgtagaacattgaaactggaccccttccttacacctcatataaaaatgaactcaagatgggtttaaagacttaaatgtaaaacccaaaactataaaaaccctagaagaaattctaggcaataccattcaggacataggcacaggcaaagatttcttgatgaAAAcgtcaaaagcaactgcaacaaaagccaaaattgactagtgggatctaattaatgagcctctgtacagcaaaataaactatcatcagagtgaacagacatcCTACAGAATGAGACAAAATTTTTGTAGTGTAACCATGTTTTTAATAGCCTCAGAGTAACAAACATCCCTGTGGTCTCTCTTTACCAACTTACATCTTTGTAAATAGCTTCTTTACTAAACCTTTCTCCAAGTCTTCCATTTAAAGTGTTATCTATTTCTTGTTGGGACACTTACTTACTGACATAGAATTGGCcccataaaataaaacttacaaataGGATTCTGGGATTGGGTTGCTAATATATTTTGGGTGCATCATGGAAAGGAACACAGTAATAGAATCTGTACACATCACGATCACTTTAATTACTACCAGCAGCAGACTGCTTtgacaagccctccaggtgatccTGATATACACAAAAGTTTGAGAACTAAGGGATAATAGCATACCCACTGTCATCACTGATCTATAAAGAATAGCCACCATGGAGCTCTCAAGCATCCTGCCCTCTCCCCACATCGCATCAAAGCATTTCTTAATACCTTGATTAAAGGGCGTATCCCCCCGGAGATCCCTGGGAGTACAGTCAGGGACGGCTCAGTAGCTTGCACATAGATAAAATAGATTCACTCCAACAGATCCACTTCCCTAAGTCTCTGGACTCCTTCCTAGCATTCCAGGGAATTTCTGGCATTTCAACTTCATTAAATGcaggcttattttttaatttttaatttttgtgagtacatagcaGCTGTCCATATTTATGAATTACATGAGATTTTGTTGTAggtatgcaatgtgtaataactacatcagggtaaatgggatatccattGCCTCAAGGATTTATTGTCAGGTAGTTTATTTGAaggttttcttattgttttgtttATAGCTCTAGGAACTTAGAGCTATAAATTaacctcttagcactgcttttgctggaGCCCGTATGTTTTAGTATACTGTGTATCCATCATTATTTGCTTCaagaagtttttcattttccttcttaatcCCTTCATTGACCAACTGGTtgttcaggagcatattgtttacaTTCCTGTGTTTGTATAGTTCCCAAAGTTACTCTTGTTATTAACTTCTGGTTTTATCCCATTGTGCTCGAATATACtcaatattatttcaatttttaaaatgttttgtaacttgttttatggcctaacatCTGATGTATCTTTGAGAGTGATctatgtgctgagaagaatgtttattctgcagctgttggattaaatgttttgtaaatatctattggattcatttggtctatagtgcagattaagtctgatgttactttgttgattttctgtctgaatgatCTATTTCAAaggctgaaagtggggtgttaaaCTCTCCAGCTGTTATCCTACcaagtctgtctctctctttagctccaataatatttgctttatatatatggGCACTTCAATGTTGGCtgcctatatatttttaattgttatatcctcttggtAAATTGATACTTTTATCACTATATAATAACTCCCTTCATctcttttttatggtttttgtcttgaaatctattttgtctggtGTTAGTAGAGCtactcttgttcttttttggtttccattagcTTGGAGTATCTTTTCACATCccttttgttttcagtctttgtgtgcctttataggtgaagtgtgtttcctgtaggcaacagatcatttGGCCTTGCTCTTCCATCCATTTAGCCACACTCTCCTGCTTTTGATTAGAGAGTTTAGTCTACTTACATTTAATGTTACTATTAATAAGTAGGAcgtactcctgccattttgttatttgttttctgattgttttgtggtcttctctttcttgttttcttccttcctatctTCCTTTTGGTGAAGATTATCTTCTCTAGTggtataatttaatttcttgatttttattttttgtgtatctgttgtgtGCTTTtagatttgaggttaccatgagggtTGCGGACAATGTCTTAtaactcattatttaaaaaataaataatttggccgggcgcggtggctcaagcctgtaatcccagcactttgggaggccgaggcgggtggatcacgaggtcaagagatcgagaccatcctggtcaacatggtgaaaccccatctctactaaaaatacaaaaaactagctgggcgtggtggcgcatgcctgtaatcccagctactcaggaggctgaggcaggagaattgcctgagcccaggaggcggaggttgcagtgagccgagatcgtgccattgcactccagcctgggtaacaagagcgaaattctgtctcaaaaaataaataaataaataaataaataatttaatactgATTACATAAACAGGCAATGAGAAAACTGATAAAATctctacactttaacttcatCTCCCCACTTTTTAACTTGctgttgtttctgtttatattttactgTACTATCTATATCTTCAAAAGTTGTTATAGTTATTTGGATCAGttcatctttttgtctttctacTTAACATATGCATAGGTTATACAGGCAATTACTgttattctgtgtttttccaagaccttggtggtcttggataaacTAAAAGGATTCTCTGGactaccaggcagagactcttgtttttttaaaaattactttctcctAAACAGAGTAACTCTCTCTGTGCTGAGATCTCTGGAGCTGGAAAAGAAGTTACACAACTATCCCTGTGACCACCACTGCTGGGACTAAACTGTTGAACCTAAAACCAGTACAGTATTTGGTCTTTCCCAGGGCTGACTGTATCCACTAGCTGACTACTGGctgtgttcactcaaggccctaggGCTCTACAATTAACACGTGGTGAAGTCAGGCCTACGTCCTTCCCTTAAGGGCAGCAAATTCTACCAGGCCTTAGACAAGTCCAGAGATGCTGTTCGGGAGCCAGGCTCTGGAGTCGGAAACCATAGTAATATACCTGGTGCTCTGttccactgtggctgagctggcacccaaGCCACAAAATGAAGTTCTTTCcactcttttatttcctttccccaGGCAGAGGAGTCTCTCCTCATgttcaccatcaccaccacaggCCCATAAGGAGTACTGCCAGGGTACTTCCAATGTTCATTTACGGCCTAAGGGCTCTTtggtcagcttgtggtgaatgctacCAGGTCTGGGACTCACCCTTTAGGTtggtgggctcccctctggcccaagGTAGGTCCAGAGATACTGTACAAGAGCCAAGGTCTAGAACTGGGGACCCCAATATCCACTTGCTGCTCTtctctactgtggctgagctgctaagctcaagacaaagtcctctttactttttcttctgtttttctcaagCAAGGGGGCCTCTCCTTGTTGCTATCATatctgggaatgtgctgggtcacacagGAAGCCAGTACAtctcagagtctcacccaaggccaaTACTACCTGCACCCCAGGGCTCTTTAGTCAacaggtgatgaatcctgccaggactgggtccttcccttcaaggtaGTGGATTCTCTTCTGCCCCAAGGTGTATCTGGAAATATCCAGGAGCTAGGCCTTGGAATAGGAGTCTCACAACTCTTCCTGATGCCCTACTGTGGcttcctactgtggctgagctatTTAGCATCCAACTTGTcagacaaaggattttttttttttgaatcactctctttttaaatgaaaagaagggGTCTCTTTGAGAGCTGCAAGCTGTGCCACacggggttgggggaggggtaaCATAAGCACTTCCCCAActgccccagctggtgtctcactaAGTCGCATGCCGCCCACCAGTTCACAGTACTAGAATTTGCCTAGGAATTGCAATCCTTGTAACCTAGACTGCCTTCCAAGTTTATTTAGAACAATTTAGCCAGAGCAATTTAGCCCATGGTGGCAAGGCATGCTAGAATTAAAATTCCAGCTGCTAGGACAGATAATTCCTCTCTGGCCAGGGCaggtctaaatgctccctctgtgggtaCTGGATGAGTTCTGCCCAGTGTTggagcactgagttccaatgcaagTCCTCCAATCACGGCACTTTCCCTCCCcaaacaaacattttctttctgctccaTGCGGCCACTGCCAGGAGataggggaggggtggggttggCACTTTGAGATTCTTTCCAactctcttcagtgcctctttcagtgatatgaagttacAGCCAGTCACTGTGAttacttctaatttttgtttcctgtgAAGGCGCTTTTTGTGTGTAGATAGGTGTCCAGTTTGGTGTTTCTGCAGGGACGATAATCAGTGGAGGCTTCTAATCAGCCATTTTGCTCTGCTTCCTTCTCTTAGACTTCTTTTTAGGTCCAGACTTCAATTAGCCAGTCTAGCTGACCATTAACGTCCCTTCCAGGTACTTGTGCCAGTACATTAAATTCTGAATTTGGGCAATTGAACCCTATATGTTATTTTTCTCAGGCTAACACTCTTAAAATTGACTCTTACAGATATGCCCCAAATGTTCCTGGAAACTGGGTGAGTGAGGAGACATTTAAATCTTCCCAGCTTTAAAAACTCCTGTCTGTCCTTTCCTGATTCAGGACTTACTATTATATAGCAGAATGTGTTTAGAAGGCTGGAATCTGGGGTCAGTTAGGCATGAGTTCAAGTTTTGTATCTATCATTTACCAGTTATGTGATTTGGAGCAAATTGCTTCCATCTCTGAGCCTCCGTGAGGAAACTGATTGGTAATCGCTACTGCACCACAATGCTGGGAGAGTCAACAAAATAATGCATGGAGAATTCTTAGCACACAACAAAAGTGTGTAGTACTAACAAGTTCTCTCTGATAACTGATAATGATGGTTTGGGGACCACTCTTGGAGAACCAGTGCTGCAATGAGACTGGGGTTGCTGACCTCAGTGAGAGAAATGGGTTCCAGGAGCAACAAAAGCCAGGTGGTAATGCTTATTAAATAGCAGATACAGGGTGGACACAATTATTCCAAGAAGGCACAGGGCCAGAGTAGCAATCTGAGTGCTTTTATTGGCAGGAATTTGTGGCTATGATTATGGGATCCCTAGAAATGAAACAGATGGGATGCCTACTGAGGCGCTGCTTGACTTTAGGCAGAAAATTCTAGTGAGCAGAAAGCTAGTGTAAGCCCCTGTGGAAGATGATCATGTCTCTTACCCAGTTATCAGATCTAAGCCAGTTGATAGACCTAAAGTCTCTTGACGGATGGGTAGACCAGATCTTTTTGAGGAAGGGCCCCGCAATACTGGATTGGCAGATGAAATACAGCACCCTTAGTGAAATGTGACTTTCGAATAAACAAGgagtggttttgtttgtttgtttgttttagcataGATAT
This is a stretch of genomic DNA from Saimiri boliviensis isolate mSaiBol1 chromosome 17, mSaiBol1.pri, whole genome shotgun sequence. It encodes these proteins:
- the CCL13 gene encoding LOW QUALITY PROTEIN: C-C motif chemokine 13 (The sequence of the model RefSeq protein was modified relative to this genomic sequence to represent the inferred CDS: substituted 1 base at 1 genomic stop codon), encoding MKVSGALLCLLLITAAFILQGLAQPVKAPLPFVSPFLFICFSLLESPKPSALNVPSICCFTFSSKKISLQRLKNYQITNRRGPQKAVNFRTKLDKEICADTKEKXVQNYMKCLGQKAHTPKT